The genomic segment cgctaatcagtgattggctgttatgggtaactgcccatgggcaaatatgcccagtgttagATGAGCCCTAGTGTGATGAATAAAAGAGTTTCAGCATTGCATGGGGAGGGAGGAACTGAAAGGGTTCAACTGTAGAATGATGAAACAAAGAATTTCATAATTTCATGGAAGCAAAAGGGTTAATCAGAGAGTATTTTGAACAAAATGATAAAAGAAATTGATATGCGTTGAAGAATTTCAGCAATAGCTTTGAGGAGGGAGGATGGAgaaaggaaagggttaaagatATTGGTGACTGGAACAGGCTGAACATAGAGTGAGAAAAATGGTAACATTAAgacggttatttactaaaatccaaacttatcaatttttaaaataaaaaaacacaaccaaactctaGTATccgatttgactttatttattattattaaaaaaagctctatttaatcagttcgggtaaaaactcgataaaatcaagcgaaaacatgaatcatatgattttttcagggttttttactCGAATCGATCTATTCCcgaaaagcccgaatttttcgggattttttcagagcagaccacagaaacttcaaaataggataaggacctttgccattgacttatacacaacctcggcaggacTGAGAttttcggattttcagatttggactttttgcagcatccggctttaataaatctcgaaaaatttgagttttttaaaaaagaaaaattagagttttaccCCAAAAAACCCGACAAATAAactcggagtttagtaaataacccctaagtgtggGAAAGGAGCAGAGGGTTAAACAAGAAAACTGGTAAAGGGAATAAGGCTGAGCAGTGTAATAAATGGAAGAATTTAAGCCTTCCCGGGATGGAGGAAAGAGTTAACCATAGGCTGAAAATAGAATGATGAAAAGAAGAATTTCACCATCCCTTGTGGGTAGGGTGGGGGTTAATCAGAGTGGGATTGGTTCATGTAACAGGCTGAACAAGAAACGGATGAAACTGTATATCGTGTGGGGAGAATAGGGTTAAACAGAGTGAAATGAGTAATAGGTAAACATTATAATAGGTGAACAATGAAGGATAAAATGTCACAGAAGGGGTTAACAGGTTGATAGACAATGTAGTGAAGGTTACAGAATGGAATTTTTGGCTGGGTATTTATAGGGGGGCACTTATAGGGGGCTTTAATAACTTCCCATCTAACCCAGTCTCTTATTAACTCCCCACACACTTTATATTAACAGTTTATGGACCAGTGAGGCTGACTGGCAGGCAGGCATTTATATTGACGGTATATGATATAAACATCAAGCAGCCAATCACGCCCCTGCACTTTACTTCCAAATTCCTGCTTTTtagggcggtttttcctgcgctcccctgcgttgcgttttcttccgttcagccgcaggggagcacatgAGAAGACGCACTCAAGTATTgagaagggggctgtactcacacagacgcatgtatgcgccaaatgCATGTGGGACGCaccatgttgcatttcacctgcgtttggcaggAAAAACAGCCCTAAAAAGAGCCCTAAAGGTGCTGATTTCACTGGTTCAATCCCGTGACTATGGAGTGCCAGTGAAAACATACTGGCACTAAATCTTTCCATCAGATCAAATGTCTATATGACATTTTCTATTCAACCCTGAATAAAATTAGGTGAAGCGATTAGCTAATTAGTCCCATTCTTGTTGATAGAAAATGtcatataaattaaaaagaaaaaagatcccTGTCTGAGCAGTTAAAAGGGCACAATCACGGCAGCTGCTCAGCCAATGCCCCTGTCTATATAAAGAGGGAATGTACATTAACCTACATTATATAGAGATTATTAAATGTAATCCAGCGTAATTAGATGAATTGCATCAATctgctgctttttttccccccgtGTTCCACATTTATCAGCAGGGAGAGATTGGCCTGCAGGCAGAAGCAGTGGAATAGAAGGTTTAATCTGCAGGGGGCACCAGAACATCAGCTATGGAGTGGCTCGGAGAGGTACCAGTTGTAACAGTACTGGGCTGTCACTTGGAAATATACCTGCTCTGTGAATAGAGAGGAGAGGCAGAAGTGTAGGAGCTAAAGGAGGAGTCAGTTGCTATCAATGAAAGTGGGAAATAGATGTGCTCTCCCTCTCATTGCCACAAACACATCCTCCTAAAGTACAACCGGATTGCACAGAGCACCGAGGCAAAACACAGGAGCATGGAGACAGCCGTCGTACGTAGCTCTCCTTAAAGACATTACTTCTCTGGAGCCCATCAAAGGATTACTACCATAGGGACggctgatttataaatatattgatgcTTCGGGAGAGGAAAATCTGATTGTCAGTTCCAAGTCACCTGCTACATTTTACCATGAATACCAGCAACGTCTTCTCTGTTCAGGCTGTCCTGGTGAACGCCACTCTGGACCCCAACGAGACACTTTTTCTCAACAACCTCAGCAGGATGGGATTCTGCGAGCAGGTCTTGATAAAGACCGAGGTCTTTTTAACCCTTGGGATCATCAGCTTGCTGGAGAACATCCTGGTGATCCTCGCTATCCTCAAAAACAAAAACCTCCACTCGCCCATGTACTTTTTCCTCTGCAGCCTGGCCGTGGCTGATATGCTGGTCAGCGTGTCCAATGCCCTGGAGACGATTGTGATCGCCATTCAGAACAAGTACTTGATCATGGGGGACTACCTGCTGCAGCATTTGGATGACGTATTTGACTCTATGATCTGCATTTCTTTAGTAGCCTCCATATGTAACCTCTTGGTCATTGCCATCGACAGGTACATCACCATATTTTACGCCCTGCGATATCACAGCATTATGACGGTGAAAAAAGCCATCACCTTGATCGTGGTCATCTGGACTTCGTGCATCATTTGTGGCATCGTGTTCATTGTCTACTCCGAAAGCAAAACCGTCATCGTGTGTCTCATCACCATGTTCTTCACCATGTTGATCCTCATGGCCACCATGTACGTGCACATGTTTTTGTTTGCCCGGCTGCACGTGAAACGGATCGCTGCCCTCCCAGTGGACGGCGTGGTCCAGCAACGCACGTGCATGAAGGGAGCTATCACCATTACCATACTCCTTGGAGTCTTTGTTGTCTGTTGGGCACCATTCTTTCTCCACCTCATCCTGATCATTTCATGCCCCTCCAATACATATTGTGTCTGCTACACGTCCTACTTCAACACATACCTCATACTGATCATGTGCAACTCAATCATCGACCCTCTCATCTATGCTTTCCGGAGTCTAGAGATGCGGAAAACCTTCAAAGAAATCATATGCTGCTATGGCATGAATTTTGGGAAATGTGGGTAGTGGTTAGAGCTTTTAATAGGTGGGGGTATTTGGCTATTAAGCCATAAAGACCTATTTATGGTTTGGGACGACCACTTTGCCCAAGAACTCTTCATTGTATGGAGCGTGCCAATGGGATTAAAACATGCTGCACTTTGtagtacatatattatatataaggtaTCTGGGTAATTAGACTTAACAAAGGTGAAAAACAAATGTGATCCATCCAATCTGTATTATTTGGGTGGGAtaaggtctttatttttttatatatttgaaacatGTCAACTATAAAGGGCAGGAAAGATGgagttatttacagtattttaattaTATGAATGGAGTTACATGTAGTTTCTGACCCAGGTTAACACCAGCCCTCTcaaagggaaactatcatgaaATCAAATGGAGTAATGTGGACAAATTCGGAACTTATAAAGAGTTAAATGTAACTTTGCTTTCTTTCTGCCAGGATCTCATGTCTTGTGAATGCCAGACGTAACATGATTTAGGTCTCGCTGGGTCCTGCAGAGCCTCACTCGCCTTACACAACGTCTGTACATTCATAAACATTCCGTTATAAAAGGAAGCCGACCTTGAAAGATCGTAGACACCGTGTATAAACGGAGC from the Xenopus laevis strain J_2021 chromosome 9_10L, Xenopus_laevis_v10.1, whole genome shotgun sequence genome contains:
- the mc3r.L gene encoding melanocortin receptor 3, whose translation is MNTSNVFSVQAVLVNATLDPNETLFLNNLSRMGFCEQVLIKTEVFLTLGIISLLENILVILAILKNKNLHSPMYFFLCSLAVADMLVSVSNALETIVIAIQNKYLIMGDYLLQHLDDVFDSMICISLVASICNLLVIAIDRYITIFYALRYHSIMTVKKAITLIVVIWTSCIICGIVFIVYSESKTVIVCLITMFFTMLILMATMYVHMFLFARLHVKRIAALPVDGVVQQRTCMKGAITITILLGVFVVCWAPFFLHLILIISCPSNTYCVCYTSYFNTYLILIMCNSIIDPLIYAFRSLEMRKTFKEIICCYGMNFGKCG